One window of the Deinobacterium chartae genome contains the following:
- a CDS encoding EAL domain-containing protein: MQDPLSPKTARDLLTQARAVRGHDDRAALELFREAFSIAGGAGDQSLAADALNGMANLEHALGESRAAVEHLQTALELRRNTGDPAGEMACHVNLGSVLTDLGDYSGALAHLETALDIGERLGGETRFMTAALTNLGRLAEFVNRFDDALAYYERALKHARHQGNVQHEAILIGNLGEVRRKSGDLEAARQLFEEALERAGDSSPLRWTNLISLGQLWLQQGETERAARSFQESLQLAEALGDVDGMLEARLGLGRTLSDHRRAITVIEQARQLALEAERRTSLPGLLEELARRYQALGEFEQALEILRSAHALERELLSVETARQTRNLLVQFDLERARAEANYHRGRHEAERLAKEAAEAAVAERTRELERLAWHDPLTGLPNRALFRRRLVEALQGEEPLVVGLIDLDRFKYINDTFGHGFGDELLVRVAERLEGMLRGRALLARMGGDEFLMLVRGTVELGRIEQLALEITSSLQRPTKVYGQEIYVAPSIGFALSPEHGRVADVLVGKADQAMYMAKRQGLGWRIFDDAGGQRIPVVTMESALRRALQRGNRDELYLEYQGIHQPDGRVRVGEALLRWSNRQLGRVGPGEFIPVAEDSGLIVPLGSWALRQACLDALSWGDVGVSVNISARQMQERHFLTDVRAALEESGIAPERLQLEITESLMMMHPELARRDLSALKDLGVRVVVDDFGTGYSSLAQLKNYPIDGLKIDRSFVMGIGRDDRDLRIVEATVRMGQALRLDVVAEGVETVEQAEVLRSLGVTALQGFLFSRPAQAHTFLDLLATSAG, translated from the coding sequence GTGCAAGATCCCCTCTCCCCGAAAACTGCCCGCGACCTGCTGACCCAGGCGCGGGCAGTTCGTGGTCATGACGACCGCGCTGCACTGGAACTGTTCCGTGAAGCCTTTTCCATCGCGGGAGGGGCCGGAGACCAGAGCCTGGCTGCGGACGCGCTCAACGGCATGGCCAATCTGGAACACGCGCTGGGGGAATCCAGGGCGGCGGTCGAGCACCTGCAAACCGCACTGGAGTTGCGGCGCAACACCGGCGATCCGGCGGGCGAGATGGCCTGCCATGTCAACCTCGGCTCGGTCCTGACCGATCTGGGCGACTACAGCGGCGCGCTCGCCCACCTCGAGACGGCTCTGGACATCGGTGAGCGGCTGGGGGGAGAAACCCGCTTCATGACCGCAGCGCTGACCAACCTGGGACGGCTGGCGGAATTCGTGAACCGCTTCGACGACGCCCTGGCCTATTACGAGCGGGCGCTGAAGCACGCGCGGCATCAGGGCAACGTGCAACACGAGGCGATCTTGATCGGTAACCTCGGCGAGGTGCGCCGCAAGTCCGGCGATCTCGAGGCCGCCCGCCAGCTGTTCGAAGAAGCGCTCGAACGGGCCGGGGACAGCAGCCCGCTGCGCTGGACCAACCTGATCAGCCTGGGACAGCTGTGGCTGCAGCAGGGCGAAACCGAGCGCGCCGCCCGCAGTTTTCAGGAGAGCTTGCAACTGGCCGAGGCGCTCGGGGACGTAGACGGCATGCTCGAGGCCCGGCTCGGGCTCGGCCGCACCCTCTCCGATCACCGCCGGGCCATAACGGTGATCGAGCAGGCCCGGCAACTCGCGCTCGAAGCCGAGCGGCGCACCTCGCTGCCGGGCCTGCTCGAGGAGCTGGCCCGCCGCTATCAGGCGCTGGGGGAGTTTGAGCAGGCCCTGGAGATCCTGCGCTCCGCGCACGCCCTCGAGCGCGAGCTGCTCTCGGTAGAAACCGCGCGTCAAACCCGCAACCTGCTGGTGCAGTTTGACCTCGAGCGCGCCCGTGCCGAAGCGAATTATCACCGGGGACGGCACGAGGCCGAACGGCTCGCCAAGGAGGCTGCCGAAGCGGCGGTGGCCGAGCGAACCCGGGAGCTCGAACGCCTGGCGTGGCACGACCCGCTGACCGGGCTGCCCAACCGGGCACTGTTCCGGCGACGGCTGGTCGAGGCGTTGCAGGGCGAAGAGCCGTTGGTGGTGGGCCTGATCGACCTGGACCGTTTCAAGTACATCAACGACACCTTTGGTCACGGTTTCGGCGACGAACTGCTCGTACGGGTGGCCGAACGCCTCGAGGGTATGTTGCGGGGACGCGCCCTGCTGGCCCGTATGGGCGGCGACGAGTTCCTGATGCTGGTGCGCGGCACGGTTGAACTGGGCCGGATCGAGCAGCTTGCCCTGGAAATCACCTCGAGCCTGCAGCGGCCCACCAAGGTGTACGGTCAGGAGATCTACGTGGCGCCCAGCATCGGTTTTGCCCTGTCGCCCGAGCACGGCCGGGTGGCGGACGTGCTGGTCGGCAAGGCCGATCAGGCCATGTACATGGCCAAACGCCAGGGACTGGGCTGGCGGATCTTTGATGACGCGGGCGGGCAGCGCATTCCGGTGGTGACCATGGAGAGCGCGCTGCGCCGCGCCCTGCAAAGGGGAAACCGCGATGAGCTGTACCTGGAATACCAGGGCATTCACCAGCCGGACGGCCGCGTACGGGTGGGGGAAGCGCTGCTGCGCTGGAGCAACCGGCAGCTTGGCCGGGTCGGTCCGGGCGAGTTCATTCCGGTCGCCGAGGACTCGGGACTGATCGTGCCGCTGGGCAGCTGGGCGTTGCGGCAGGCCTGTCTGGACGCCCTGTCCTGGGGCGACGTGGGCGTTTCGGTGAACATCTCGGCCCGCCAGATGCAAGAGCGCCACTTTCTCACGGACGTGCGCGCGGCCCTCGAGGAGAGCGGAATCGCGCCGGAACGCCTGCAGCTCGAGATCACCGAGTCGCTGATGATGATGCATCCCGAACTCGCGCGCCGGGACCTGAGCGCGCTCAAGGACCTGGGGGTGCGGGTGGTGGTGGACGATTTCGGCACCGGCTACTCGTCGCTGGCCCAGCTCAAGAACTATCCGATCGACGGACTCAAGATAGACCGCTCGTTTGTGATGGGGATCGGACGCGATGATCGCGACCTGCGCATCGTGGAGGCCACGGTGCGCATGGGACAGGCCCTGCGCCTGGACGTGGTGGCCGAGGGGGTCGAGACCGTTGAGCAGGCGGAGGTGCTGCGGAGCCTGGGCGTCACGGCCCTGCAGGGTTTCTTGTTCTCGCGTCCGGCGCAGGCGCACACCTTTTTGGACCTGCTGGCCACCTCGGCCGGATGA
- a CDS encoding sensor histidine kinase, protein MKTPASQPLPPIAYRDDPVRAVRLRVVGILMPIGALTVLVAYLAQRTSGLPPADHWALPGLAAVFALLSVLLWWRRSMLDPAITLAYMCLGAYCLISLDYQFRAYLPRYGSLSEVTYYFAVVYVLAFAAWDARRALWWAGGVAVVALLLGALRVGPLLAASFDLGIASFVGQFYGSSLFVIGMLYIVAYLKQVSAEQRLRQLEAVHQLALARYQVQAEREAKERAEAEVRELYENLEARVQQRTQQLENLNAELEAFSYSVSHYLRSPLTHIVGFSDVLRRLEGQLDAQTRRHLEIIERASWRMSEMLDALLEFSQLNRKERTPEVVDLAALIARVRADLEVEEQMQEREVVWEICELGTVVADLAMLRFVLHNLLSNALKYTRPRPVARIRVAIEETPLEWVVTVSDNGVGFDAAGRDDPFGLFQRLHPDEEFEGSGIGLANVKRLIGRHGGRVWAESEVGVGSRFCFSLPRDTSALPASQAENPDPVGASAMKER, encoded by the coding sequence ATGAAGACGCCTGCTTCCCAGCCGCTTCCACCGATTGCTTACCGGGACGACCCGGTGCGGGCCGTTCGGCTGCGGGTTGTAGGCATCCTGATGCCGATCGGGGCGCTCACCGTGCTGGTGGCTTACCTGGCGCAGCGGACCAGCGGACTGCCGCCCGCAGACCACTGGGCGCTGCCCGGACTGGCCGCGGTGTTCGCGCTGCTCAGCGTGTTGTTGTGGTGGCGCCGCAGCATGCTGGACCCGGCGATCACGCTGGCGTACATGTGCCTGGGGGCTTACTGCCTGATCTCGCTCGACTACCAGTTTCGCGCCTACCTGCCGCGTTACGGAAGCCTGAGCGAGGTGACCTACTACTTTGCGGTGGTTTACGTGCTCGCCTTTGCTGCCTGGGACGCGCGCCGCGCCCTGTGGTGGGCCGGGGGGGTGGCGGTGGTCGCGCTGCTGCTCGGGGCGTTGCGGGTGGGTCCGCTGCTGGCCGCTTCGTTTGACCTGGGAATCGCCAGCTTCGTAGGGCAGTTCTACGGATCGAGCCTGTTCGTGATCGGCATGCTCTACATCGTGGCCTACCTCAAGCAGGTCTCGGCCGAGCAGCGGCTGCGGCAACTCGAGGCCGTGCACCAGCTGGCCCTGGCCCGTTACCAGGTCCAGGCCGAACGCGAAGCCAAAGAGCGGGCCGAGGCCGAAGTGCGCGAACTCTACGAGAACCTCGAGGCCCGGGTGCAGCAGCGCACCCAGCAGCTCGAGAACCTCAACGCCGAACTCGAGGCGTTTTCGTACTCGGTCAGCCATTACCTGCGCTCGCCGCTCACGCACATCGTGGGGTTCAGCGACGTGCTGCGCCGCCTCGAGGGACAGTTGGACGCACAGACCCGGCGGCACCTCGAGATCATCGAACGGGCCAGCTGGCGCATGAGCGAGATGCTCGACGCGCTGCTGGAATTCTCGCAGCTCAACCGCAAGGAACGTACGCCCGAGGTGGTGGACCTGGCGGCGCTGATCGCAAGGGTGCGCGCGGACCTCGAGGTCGAGGAGCAGATGCAAGAGCGCGAGGTGGTCTGGGAGATCTGCGAACTTGGGACGGTGGTGGCCGACTTGGCCATGCTGCGCTTCGTGCTGCACAATCTGCTGTCCAACGCGCTGAAGTACACGCGTCCGCGCCCGGTGGCGCGCATCCGGGTCGCGATCGAGGAAACGCCGCTGGAGTGGGTGGTGACCGTGTCGGACAACGGGGTGGGGTTCGATGCGGCGGGGCGCGACGACCCGTTCGGACTGTTTCAGCGGTTGCACCCGGACGAGGAGTTCGAGGGCAGCGGGATCGGTCTGGCGAACGTCAAGCGCCTGATCGGGCGGCACGGTGGACGGGTGTGGGCCGAGTCCGAGGTGGGGGTCGGGTCGCGGTTTTGTTTTTCCTTGCCGCGTGACACGTCGGCGCTGCCTGCATCACAGGCCGAAAACCCGGACCCGGTGGGGGCCAGCGCCATGAAAGAGCGCTGA
- a CDS encoding CGNR zinc finger domain-containing protein, with amino-acid sequence MAADAFADAPRFSFLGGQVCLDFANTVDWHASATPTDRLRSYPDLLAWGVQAGLLDEPAAMRLLEAAAHDPQQAMAALERAVALREALFRIFSAVASGHGAAPADLEHLGAARRLAALHERLLPHPDGGYRWAWEDSAALDRALWPVVRDATDLLTSAALRRVRRCQSEDGCGWLFVDSSPSGRRRWCSMQDCGNRAKARRHRQRAKEPGSPGQPP; translated from the coding sequence ATGGCCGCAGACGCCTTTGCCGACGCGCCCCGGTTCTCGTTCCTGGGCGGGCAGGTATGCCTGGACTTTGCCAACACGGTGGACTGGCATGCCAGCGCCACGCCCACCGATCGCCTGCGCAGCTACCCGGACCTGCTGGCCTGGGGCGTGCAGGCCGGATTGCTCGACGAGCCCGCAGCGATGCGGCTGCTCGAGGCCGCCGCGCACGATCCACAGCAGGCCATGGCGGCCCTGGAGCGGGCAGTCGCACTGCGCGAAGCCCTGTTCCGCATCTTCTCGGCGGTCGCCAGCGGACACGGAGCGGCGCCTGCGGACCTCGAGCACCTGGGAGCCGCCCGGCGTCTGGCCGCGCTGCACGAACGCCTGCTGCCGCATCCAGACGGCGGCTACCGCTGGGCGTGGGAAGACAGCGCAGCCCTGGACCGCGCCTTGTGGCCGGTGGTGCGCGACGCCACCGATCTGCTGACCTCGGCGGCCCTGCGGCGTGTGCGGCGCTGCCAGAGCGAAGACGGCTGTGGCTGGCTGTTCGTAGACAGCAGCCCCAGCGGACGGCGGCGCTGGTGCTCCATGCAGGACTGCGGCAACCGCGCCAAAGCCCGCAGGCACCGTCAGCGGGCCAAGGAACCGGGCAGCCCGGGGCAGCCGCCCTGA
- a CDS encoding ribonucleoside-diphosphate reductase subunit alpha, with protein sequence MTLAATEMDVLLEAVLAPAELKTVLRQAAAPLLTAPMSEADLEETLLQTALDLQRDEPDYGAVARDLLLRRLRREALSQPQPDETRYRQGFLEYIRVGVERGLIDPRLQALDLEAAARALVPARDRLIPYLGLATLADRYLVRDLHENRILELPQYLMMRVALGVSLSEHEPLRWALSFYERMSTLRYLPGTPTLFNAGTPHHQLSSCYLSDVEDSLEHIMSSSADFAQLAKYAGGVGASVTKLRAMGSPVRGVNGRSSGIIPFVHMLDAQFKAIDQGGRRRGTLAVYLEPWHLEVEEFLELRRNSGDPYRRAHSIDPVLWVPDLFMRRVEADLEWTLFDPALAPELTELYGSAFDARYSELEAQAQAGKLRAGGYRTLRARELFHRILAALQETAHPWITFKDAGNLRSSNAHVGVIHSSNLCTEIFLPTDRDHIAVCNLASVNLARHLEGDRIDWAELERSVRLAVRQLDNVIDLNFYPSPRAARSNARIRPIGLGVMGFTELTQRLRLPYGSAAARTLASELFAFLNYHATDESANLAREKGSYPAFEGSTWSRGHLTADTLTDLNLERGFAAEVSPAPGALDWSGLRRKVTGGMRNSVTSAVAPTATIGLIAGTTPSLDPHYANVYARNTLSGKFLEFNAQLVTDLKRLGRWEELREALIAARGDVAALDLPEELKELYQTAFQIEPDAYLDVAARAQVYIDMGISRNLYLTTRDVNALREVYLSAWKRGLKSTYYLFVEQRMTTEQSTVAVNKRHQRARWVLEAEQQDPQVTDSAPACSLDDPSCESCQ encoded by the coding sequence ATGACCCTGGCTGCCACCGAGATGGACGTGCTCCTCGAGGCCGTCTTGGCTCCTGCAGAACTGAAAACGGTGCTCAGGCAGGCCGCAGCCCCGCTGCTGACCGCTCCGATGTCCGAGGCCGACCTCGAAGAAACCCTGCTGCAAACCGCCCTGGACCTGCAACGCGACGAGCCCGATTACGGCGCGGTAGCCCGCGACCTGCTGCTGCGGCGCCTGCGGCGCGAGGCGCTATCGCAGCCGCAGCCCGACGAAACCCGCTACCGCCAGGGCTTTCTCGAGTACATCCGCGTCGGGGTCGAACGCGGTCTGATCGACCCCCGGCTGCAGGCGCTCGACCTCGAGGCCGCAGCGCGCGCGCTGGTTCCCGCGCGCGACCGCCTGATTCCCTACCTGGGTCTGGCCACGCTGGCCGACCGCTACCTGGTGCGCGACCTGCACGAAAACCGCATCCTCGAGCTGCCGCAGTACCTGATGATGCGGGTGGCCCTGGGCGTGAGCCTGTCCGAGCACGAACCGCTGAGATGGGCCCTGTCCTTTTACGAGCGCATGAGCACCCTGCGCTACCTGCCCGGCACCCCGACGCTGTTCAATGCGGGCACGCCGCACCATCAGCTCTCCAGCTGCTACCTCTCGGACGTCGAAGACAGCCTCGAGCACATCATGAGCTCGTCGGCCGACTTCGCCCAGCTCGCCAAGTACGCGGGCGGCGTGGGGGCCAGCGTGACCAAACTGCGCGCCATGGGCAGCCCGGTCCGGGGCGTAAACGGACGCAGCAGCGGCATCATTCCTTTCGTACACATGCTCGACGCGCAGTTCAAGGCCATCGACCAGGGCGGACGGCGGCGCGGCACCCTGGCGGTTTACCTGGAGCCCTGGCACCTCGAGGTCGAGGAATTCCTCGAGCTGCGCCGCAACTCGGGCGACCCCTACCGCCGCGCGCACAGCATCGACCCGGTGCTGTGGGTACCGGACCTGTTCATGCGCCGGGTCGAGGCCGACCTCGAGTGGACCCTGTTTGATCCGGCACTGGCTCCCGAACTCACCGAGCTGTACGGCAGCGCCTTCGATGCGCGCTACAGCGAACTCGAAGCGCAGGCACAGGCCGGGAAGCTGCGCGCGGGCGGCTACCGGACGCTGCGGGCACGCGAGCTGTTTCACCGCATCCTGGCCGCCCTGCAGGAAACGGCCCATCCCTGGATCACCTTCAAAGACGCCGGCAACCTGCGCAGCTCCAACGCCCATGTCGGCGTGATCCACTCGAGCAACCTCTGCACCGAGATCTTCTTGCCGACCGACCGCGACCACATCGCGGTGTGCAACCTGGCCTCGGTCAACCTCGCCCGGCACCTCGAGGGCGACCGGATCGACTGGGCCGAACTCGAGCGGTCGGTACGGCTGGCGGTGCGGCAGCTCGACAACGTGATCGACCTGAACTTCTATCCCTCGCCGCGCGCCGCGCGCAGCAACGCGCGCATCCGCCCGATCGGACTGGGCGTGATGGGCTTTACCGAACTCACCCAGCGGCTGCGCCTGCCCTACGGGTCCGCAGCGGCCCGCACCCTGGCCTCGGAACTGTTCGCCTTTCTCAACTACCACGCGACCGACGAGAGCGCGAACCTGGCACGCGAAAAAGGCAGCTATCCGGCCTTCGAGGGCTCGACGTGGTCGCGCGGCCACCTCACCGCCGATACCCTCACCGACTTGAACCTCGAGCGAGGCTTCGCTGCCGAGGTCTCCCCCGCTCCCGGCGCGCTGGACTGGAGCGGACTGCGGCGCAAGGTCACGGGCGGCATGCGCAACTCGGTCACCAGCGCGGTGGCCCCCACCGCCACCATCGGGCTGATCGCGGGCACGACTCCGAGCCTCGACCCGCACTACGCCAACGTCTACGCCCGCAACACGCTCAGTGGCAAGTTCCTCGAGTTCAACGCCCAACTGGTGACCGACCTGAAACGGCTCGGGCGCTGGGAAGAGCTGCGCGAGGCGCTGATTGCCGCGCGCGGCGACGTGGCAGCACTCGATCTTCCCGAAGAGCTCAAGGAGCTGTATCAGACCGCCTTCCAGATCGAGCCGGACGCCTACCTCGACGTGGCGGCCCGCGCCCAGGTGTACATCGACATGGGCATCTCGCGCAACCTGTACCTCACCACGCGCGACGTGAACGCGCTGCGCGAGGTGTACCTGAGCGCCTGGAAGCGCGGCCTCAAGAGTACCTACTACCTGTTTGTGGAGCAGCGCATGACCACCGAACAGAGCACGGTGGCGGTCAACAAGCGCCACCAGCGCGCCCGCTGGGTCCTCGAGGCCGAGCAGCAAGATCCGCAGGTGACCGATTCCGCCCCGGCCTGCTCGCTCGACGATCCCTCCTGCGAGTCCTGCCAGTAA
- a CDS encoding acyl-CoA thioesterase translates to MEDRRRYQQPITVTRADIDDLGHVNNAVYLRYVEDVARAHADAVSMSLEVLRTLGAVPVVRRHIITYHRPALEGEQLTVSTRLISASGVRATRHNEVRRTSDNALLAEADTEWVWVNPASGRPRPVPLEVMQAFGMLESDPA, encoded by the coding sequence ATGGAAGACCGCCGCCGTTACCAGCAGCCCATCACCGTGACCCGGGCAGATATCGACGACCTGGGCCACGTCAACAACGCAGTGTACCTGCGCTACGTCGAGGACGTCGCGCGGGCGCACGCCGACGCGGTCAGCATGTCCCTCGAGGTGTTGCGCACCCTCGGCGCAGTCCCGGTCGTGCGCCGTCACATCATCACCTACCACCGCCCGGCCCTCGAGGGCGAACAGCTGACGGTGTCCACCCGCCTGATCTCGGCCAGCGGCGTACGCGCCACGCGGCACAACGAGGTGCGCCGCACCTCGGACAACGCGTTGCTGGCCGAAGCGGACACCGAATGGGTATGGGTGAACCCCGCCAGCGGCCGACCACGCCCGGTGCCCCTCGAGGTCATGCAGGCCTTCGGGATGCTGGAATCGGACCCCGCCTAA
- a CDS encoding S8 family serine peptidase: protein MPETYAYALTVPAPQGTSSAQLEARYGGKVTTLKEGHFAVIGLNRYPQELGTQSRARVESNQRVIYATQMVGAQGRPIWAEGRAIWAEGRAIWAEGRAIWAEGQYQPAPENTVNWQSIGLESASGQATLLGEGITVAVIDTGVDLTHPAFEGAIDTAQAVDLIDGDNVPQEVGSYRTDAAYGHGTGVAGVILQIAPRAKILPIRALNPDGSGDATVVTEAIVYAVDHGADIINLSLGSAEALESVRGALSYAASHGVIVVAAAGNTNSGQVHYPARDLAAGSLDGAGISVASVNTDGVKSDFSNYGDVEILAPGERIYSPFPEGYAAYFSGTSFSTPVIAGALALAKAQNPQATPEQLENALGASARAVDLNSENSPYAGQLGHGMLDLEALFKLP, encoded by the coding sequence GTGCCGGAAACCTACGCGTACGCCCTCACGGTCCCTGCCCCGCAGGGAACGAGTTCGGCCCAGCTCGAGGCCCGTTACGGCGGCAAGGTCACCACGCTCAAGGAAGGCCACTTCGCGGTGATCGGGCTTAACCGCTATCCACAGGAGCTCGGCACCCAGAGCCGCGCCCGGGTCGAGTCCAACCAGCGGGTGATCTACGCCACCCAGATGGTGGGCGCTCAGGGCCGTCCGATCTGGGCCGAGGGCCGCGCGATCTGGGCCGAGGGCCGCGCGATCTGGGCCGAGGGCCGCGCGATCTGGGCCGAGGGGCAGTACCAGCCGGCTCCGGAAAACACCGTCAACTGGCAGAGCATCGGGCTGGAGAGCGCTTCCGGGCAGGCCACGCTGCTGGGCGAGGGTATCACCGTCGCCGTTATCGATACCGGCGTGGACCTGACGCACCCGGCGTTCGAAGGAGCGATCGATACCGCCCAGGCCGTGGACCTGATCGACGGAGACAACGTCCCGCAGGAAGTGGGCAGCTACCGGACCGATGCGGCCTACGGACACGGAACCGGGGTGGCCGGGGTCATCTTGCAGATCGCCCCGCGCGCCAAGATCTTGCCGATCCGTGCGCTCAACCCGGACGGCAGCGGCGATGCCACCGTCGTGACCGAGGCCATCGTGTACGCCGTAGACCACGGTGCCGACATCATCAACCTCAGCCTGGGCAGTGCAGAAGCGCTGGAGTCGGTGCGCGGCGCGCTGAGCTACGCTGCCTCTCACGGTGTGATCGTGGTGGCTGCCGCCGGTAACACCAACAGCGGCCAGGTGCACTACCCCGCGCGTGACCTTGCGGCGGGTTCGCTCGACGGCGCGGGCATCAGCGTGGCCAGCGTGAACACCGACGGGGTCAAGTCGGACTTCAGCAACTACGGCGATGTCGAAATCCTGGCTCCGGGCGAGCGCATTTACTCTCCGTTCCCCGAAGGCTACGCGGCCTACTTCAGCGGCACCAGCTTCAGCACCCCGGTGATCGCAGGCGCCCTGGCACTCGCCAAGGCGCAAAATCCCCAGGCCACTCCCGAACAGCTGGAAAACGCGCTGGGTGCGAGTGCCCGCGCGGTGGACCTCAACAGCGAAAACAGCCCGTATGCCGGTCAGCTCGGACACGGCATGCTGGACCTCGAGGCCTTGTTCAAGCTGCCATAG
- a CDS encoding DinB family protein — translation MTRSAEAPVLNVLADNLRVALEGTDHDWYVGLLTTLTEVSAEQASRASRAGGSTIAAHANHVRFALRIMLGRLHGERGPVEWGPEWERSRVDDAEWDALRTELGELYQEFAGLLRSRTVWDEQALGVVMTQIAHTAYHVGAIRQVKLAVSAPSA, via the coding sequence ATGACCCGCTCCGCCGAAGCGCCCGTTCTCAACGTTCTCGCCGACAACCTGCGCGTCGCCCTCGAGGGCACGGACCACGACTGGTACGTCGGCCTGCTGACCACCCTGACAGAGGTCAGCGCCGAACAGGCCTCGAGGGCCTCAAGAGCGGGCGGCAGCACCATCGCCGCACACGCCAACCACGTGCGTTTTGCGCTCAGGATCATGCTGGGCCGCCTGCACGGCGAGCGCGGGCCGGTCGAGTGGGGGCCGGAGTGGGAGCGCTCGCGGGTCGACGATGCCGAGTGGGACGCGCTGCGCACCGAGCTGGGAGAGCTCTACCAGGAATTCGCCGGGTTGCTGCGCAGCCGTACCGTCTGGGACGAGCAGGCCCTGGGCGTGGTGATGACCCAGATTGCCCACACCGCCTACCACGTGGGCGCGATCCGTCAGGTGAAGCTGGCGGTTTCGGCACCATCGGCATAA
- a CDS encoding ribonucleotide-diphosphate reductase subunit beta encodes MSNLTHPDNLEALQLFPLRYPWAYAHVQQAKHNTWFPEEIPLGDDLADWNLRLSEAEKAAVEFLLGYFNPMESVVTNNIALGLYPHFTAPEVRLYLARQMWEEANHTMAFEYYLKTLPVNRERVFGAHKDIPEIVAKEQFQVELTRDLLRGVDLGTEDGRRKLLRDMVGYFVVMEGVFFYGGFLTALSFRRRNLLKGLGSLIDWVIKDESLHLSFGIHLIGAYLEEHPELMTPAFARELHGMILKAVELERAYNRALLPQGVLGLSAEVLNQYVEYLTDRRLEELGFEPHFRTANPARWMAAQTDVPEIVNFFEARNTTYEVGGRRE; translated from the coding sequence ATGAGTAACCTCACCCATCCTGACAATCTCGAGGCCCTGCAGCTCTTTCCGCTACGCTATCCGTGGGCTTACGCGCACGTGCAGCAGGCCAAGCACAACACCTGGTTTCCCGAGGAGATCCCGCTGGGAGACGACCTGGCCGACTGGAACTTGCGACTGAGCGAGGCCGAGAAAGCGGCCGTAGAGTTCCTGCTGGGCTACTTCAACCCGATGGAATCGGTGGTCACCAACAACATCGCGCTGGGCCTGTACCCGCACTTCACGGCCCCCGAGGTGCGGCTGTACCTGGCGCGGCAGATGTGGGAAGAGGCCAACCACACCATGGCCTTCGAGTACTACCTCAAGACCCTGCCGGTCAACCGCGAGCGCGTTTTCGGGGCGCACAAGGACATTCCCGAAATCGTCGCCAAGGAGCAGTTCCAGGTCGAGCTGACCCGCGACCTGCTGCGCGGCGTGGACCTCGGGACCGAGGACGGTCGGCGCAAGCTGCTGCGCGACATGGTCGGCTACTTCGTGGTGATGGAGGGGGTGTTCTTCTACGGCGGCTTCCTGACCGCGCTGTCGTTCCGGCGGCGCAACCTGCTCAAGGGTCTGGGCAGCCTGATCGACTGGGTGATCAAGGACGAGAGCTTGCACCTCTCCTTCGGCATTCACCTGATCGGCGCCTACCTCGAGGAGCACCCGGAACTGATGACGCCCGCCTTTGCCCGCGAACTGCACGGCATGATCCTCAAGGCGGTGGAACTGGAACGCGCCTACAACCGCGCGCTGCTGCCTCAGGGCGTGCTGGGGCTCTCGGCAGAGGTGCTCAACCAGTACGTGGAGTACCTGACCGACCGCCGCCTCGAGGAGCTCGGCTTCGAGCCGCACTTCCGCACGGCCAATCCCGCGCGCTGGATGGCGGCTCAGACCGACGTACCCGAAATCGTGAACTTCTTTGAGGCCCGTAACACCACCTACGAGGTGGGAGGCCGCCGGGAATAG
- a CDS encoding acyl-CoA thioesterase has translation METRIVHAVFPGMTNHYHTLFGGEALAWMDSAAFIAATRHCHARVVTAHTDPIDFRRPVPQGTLAELIARVVETGRSRIVVEVELWTEQMYSDARELACRGRFVMVAVDEQGRPIPVPPLSAQVPA, from the coding sequence ATGGAAACCCGCATCGTTCATGCCGTTTTTCCCGGCATGACCAATCACTATCACACGCTTTTCGGTGGAGAGGCCCTGGCCTGGATGGACTCGGCGGCCTTCATCGCAGCCACCCGCCACTGCCACGCACGCGTTGTCACCGCGCACACCGACCCGATCGACTTCCGCCGCCCGGTCCCGCAGGGCACCCTCGCCGAACTGATCGCCCGGGTGGTGGAGACCGGGCGCAGCCGCATCGTCGTCGAGGTCGAGCTGTGGACCGAACAGATGTACAGCGATGCCCGCGAACTGGCCTGCCGGGGCCGCTTCGTCATGGTCGCAGTCGACGAACAGGGACGGCCGATCCCGGTTCCCCCGCTAAGCGCACAGGTGCCCGCATGA